The proteins below come from a single Sphingomonas carotinifaciens genomic window:
- the rimM gene encoding ribosome maturation factor RimM (Essential for efficient processing of 16S rRNA): MLAVVIGAHGIGGEVRLKVFADDMSAFTTFNDGTLTLKSLRHGSNGAIARFAQVSDRNAAEALRGTELTVPRDALPPLEEGEYYHADLLGLPVVADDGEAVGHVVAIEDFGAGDVIEIEWPDGRRFMVPMKVEAVPEWDANRLIVTRAFIA; the protein is encoded by the coding sequence GTGCTGGCCGTCGTCATCGGCGCCCATGGCATCGGTGGCGAGGTCCGGCTGAAGGTGTTTGCGGACGACATGTCCGCTTTCACCACCTTCAACGATGGCACGCTGACGCTGAAGTCGTTGCGGCATGGTTCGAACGGCGCGATCGCCCGCTTCGCGCAGGTGAGCGATCGCAATGCCGCCGAGGCCTTGCGCGGTACCGAACTGACGGTGCCGCGTGACGCCCTGCCTCCGCTGGAGGAGGGTGAATATTACCACGCCGATCTGCTCGGCCTGCCCGTCGTCGCCGACGATGGCGAGGCGGTGGGTCACGTTGTCGCGATCGAGGATTTCGGCGCGGGCGACGTGATCGAGATCGAATGGCCCGATGGCCGCCGTTTCATGGTGCCGATGAAGGTCGAGGCGGTGCCCGAATGGGACGCGAACCGCCTGATCGTCACGCGCGCCTTTATCGCCTGA
- a CDS encoding NAD(P)/FAD-dependent oxidoreductase — protein MDDCIIIGAGPAGLTAAIYLARFHLSIRLFDSGSSRAAMIPCTHNHAGYPDGISGKDLLAAMLAQAERYGARREAARVTAIERDGPGFRVVTDQGAYGARTVLLATGVVNHRPKSLLPEVHDPALERGLLRYCPVCDGYEVTDMRVAVIGTSDHGMREALFLRGFTRDVTLIAPEAEHMLDEACARALDEAGVVRVDGPCGGWAIEGEQLALDTAAGRMRFDSIYPALGSRIRSHLAVAAGARATDEGCLEVDDHQRTSIPGLFAAGDVVKGLDQISHAMGEAGVAATTIRNLLSEQRPIRR, from the coding sequence ATGGACGATTGCATCATCATCGGCGCCGGGCCGGCCGGCCTGACCGCGGCGATCTATCTGGCCCGGTTCCATTTATCGATCCGCCTGTTCGACAGCGGGTCGAGTCGTGCGGCGATGATCCCGTGCACGCACAACCATGCCGGCTATCCCGACGGGATCAGCGGCAAGGACCTGTTGGCCGCGATGTTGGCACAGGCGGAGCGTTACGGCGCCCGGCGGGAAGCGGCGCGGGTAACGGCCATCGAACGGGACGGCCCGGGGTTCCGCGTGGTGACCGATCAGGGGGCCTATGGGGCGCGTACCGTTCTTCTGGCCACGGGGGTAGTGAACCATCGTCCGAAGAGCCTGCTGCCCGAGGTGCACGATCCGGCGCTGGAGCGTGGGTTGCTGCGCTATTGCCCCGTGTGTGACGGGTATGAGGTGACGGACATGCGTGTCGCGGTGATCGGGACGAGCGATCATGGCATGCGCGAGGCGCTGTTCCTGCGAGGGTTCACCCGGGACGTTACGCTGATTGCGCCGGAGGCGGAGCATATGCTGGACGAGGCATGTGCGCGGGCGCTGGACGAGGCGGGGGTCGTGCGGGTGGACGGGCCATGCGGCGGCTGGGCGATCGAGGGGGAGCAGCTGGCGCTGGATACCGCGGCCGGGCGGATGCGCTTCGACAGCATCTACCCCGCGCTCGGCAGCCGCATCCGGTCGCATCTGGCCGTCGCGGCCGGCGCGCGCGCCACCGACGAAGGATGCCTGGAGGTGGACGATCATCAGCGCACCAGCATCCCCGGCCTGTTCGCGGCGGGCGATGTGGTCAAGGGGCTGGATCAGATCAGCCACGCCATGGGCGAGGCCGGGGTCGCGGCAACGACGATCCGCAACCTGTTGAGCGAGCAGCGCCCGATCAGGCGATAA